One part of the Candidatus Obscuribacterales bacterium genome encodes these proteins:
- a CDS encoding SRPBCC family protein, with product MTAFLINANDAPSSSATDVSKTALLNGEVLLEARSHSAWGGAVTAQIYVPLIRHEVWQHLTNYPRWVEYFPNLTQSAVLSKTGLSKSIRLYQAARKEFLLLKVQVEIYLRVFEIVQADHQQVQFCMEQGSFSDFYAHLKLQDFGSGTLLTYGVSATPSIPVPSLLIQQAIRLDLPNNLRTLRQVLCRS from the coding sequence ATGACTGCATTTCTGATAAACGCTAACGACGCCCCTTCATCGTCAGCGACAGACGTAAGCAAGACGGCATTACTCAACGGCGAGGTTCTTCTAGAAGCGCGATCGCACAGCGCTTGGGGAGGTGCGGTCACAGCCCAGATCTATGTGCCCTTAATCCGTCATGAGGTTTGGCAACATCTCACCAACTACCCTCGCTGGGTGGAGTACTTTCCCAATCTGACCCAGAGTGCCGTTCTTTCTAAAACAGGGCTCTCAAAATCTATTCGCCTCTACCAAGCAGCACGCAAAGAATTTCTGCTGCTGAAGGTGCAAGTTGAAATCTATCTACGCGTCTTTGAAATTGTGCAGGCCGATCACCAGCAGGTGCAATTTTGCATGGAGCAGGGCAGCTTTTCAGATTTTTATGCCCATCTTAAATTACAAGACTTCGGCTCAGGCACCTTGCTCACCTACGGGGTCAGTGCAACGCCGTCGATTCCGGTACCTAGTTTGCTCATCCAGCAAGCAATTCGCTTAGACCTACCCAACAACCTCCGCACCCTACGCCAAGTCCTCTGCCGTTCTTGA
- a CDS encoding DUF2808 domain-containing protein has translation MSLVKRLTRRFFSAAAIATCLLTGTTITVMAQGLPGLTIFSGVDDGYELGYRLDNQGRSNRFDRYRLRIPPEKMEFAVSRFSITYPDNYRINFNIENVDIEVKVDGEEVVIDEANWDVENRVIDIYPQAEVPANSSVEVILDNIRNPRAGFYYFNALIYSPGDLPLGRYVGTWILNLGG, from the coding sequence ATGTCTCTTGTAAAGCGTTTGACTCGTCGGTTCTTCTCGGCTGCGGCGATCGCCACCTGTTTGTTAACTGGAACAACCATCACAGTCATGGCTCAGGGGTTGCCAGGTCTAACCATTTTCAGCGGCGTTGACGATGGCTATGAGTTGGGCTATCGCCTAGACAACCAAGGCCGCTCTAACCGCTTTGATCGCTATCGACTGAGAATTCCGCCTGAGAAAATGGAATTCGCCGTATCGAGGTTTTCCATTACCTACCCAGACAACTACCGCATCAACTTCAATATTGAAAATGTTGACATTGAAGTCAAAGTCGATGGCGAAGAGGTTGTTATTGATGAAGCCAACTGGGATGTAGAAAATCGCGTCATTGATATCTATCCCCAGGCAGAAGTGCCCGCCAATAGCTCCGTAGAAGTCATCCTAGACAACATTCGTAACCCCCGCGCAGGGTTTTACTACTTCAACGCGCTGATTTATTCTCCAGGAGATTTACCCCTGGGTCGCTACGTCGGCACCTGGATTCTCAACCTGGGTGGCTAG
- the rpmH gene encoding 50S ribosomal protein L34, producing the protein MTKRTLGGTSRKRKRTSGFRARMRTKNGQRVIKARRNKGRARLSV; encoded by the coding sequence ATGACTAAGCGTACTCTCGGCGGTACTAGCCGCAAGCGCAAGAGAACATCAGGCTTCCGCGCTCGGATGCGGACAAAGAATGGACAACGGGTCATCAAGGCTAGACGAAATAAAGGTCGTGCTCGCCTGAGTGTCTAA
- the rnpA gene encoding ribonuclease P protein component, which yields MSLASQYRLRQRKDFSTVYRHGLRCQGKVLTLRALHHDTTSEKGSQPSRLGVSISHKVSKRAVNRNRIKRQIKAAFRYLLPDVARGWWLVIVVNPSALQCDYEQFLRELEELLIHAEVIDGHSRRRAV from the coding sequence GTGTCTCTTGCTTCCCAGTATCGACTTCGGCAGCGTAAAGATTTCAGCACCGTTTATCGGCATGGACTGCGGTGTCAGGGCAAGGTTCTCACCCTGAGAGCGCTGCACCACGACACAACGTCGGAGAAAGGCTCTCAGCCTTCTCGCCTTGGGGTATCCATTAGCCACAAGGTCAGCAAGCGAGCCGTCAACCGAAATCGGATCAAGCGGCAAATTAAAGCGGCATTTCGCTATCTTTTGCCTGATGTGGCCAGAGGTTGGTGGCTCGTCATTGTGGTGAATCCCTCAGCGCTTCAGTGCGATTATGAGCAATTTCTGAGAGAATTGGAAGAGTTGCTGATACATGCAGAGGTCATTGATGGGCATTCGAGAAGACGTGCAGTATGA
- a CDS encoding PH domain-containing protein, with product MGIREDVQYEGGPHVGDLIINILLGFTVICLPLTVGAIVRAIWLRYRITDRRISITGGWLGRERSDVIYSQVSKIVKVPRALGIWGDMVVTLKDGSRLEMKAVPRFRELYDYMNERIAAKADKKSPKTQSAS from the coding sequence ATGGGCATTCGAGAAGACGTGCAGTATGAAGGTGGGCCCCATGTGGGCGACCTAATCATCAACATCCTGCTTGGGTTTACCGTGATCTGCCTGCCACTCACCGTGGGGGCGATCGTGCGGGCTATTTGGTTGCGGTATCGCATTACCGATCGCCGGATCTCCATTACCGGAGGCTGGCTAGGGCGCGAACGCTCCGATGTGATCTATTCCCAGGTTTCTAAAATTGTCAAAGTCCCCCGCGCACTGGGCATTTGGGGCGATATGGTGGTGACCTTAAAAGACGGTAGCCGTCTAGAAATGAAAGCCGTTCCCCGGTTCCGCGAGCTGTACGACTACATGAACGAACGGATTGCAGCCAAGGCTGACAAGAAGTCACCGAAGACACAATCTGCTTCATAA
- the yidC gene encoding membrane protein insertase YidC produces the protein MDFGIGFLSNNVMLPILDFFYGIVPSYGLAIVALTLVIRFALYPLSAGSIRSMRRMRVAQPEMQKRVKEVQERYKDDPVKQREAMGDVYKEFGNPLSGCFPVLLQMPILFALFATLRGSPFADITYTVDLQIFPQEKIEQIQPQVYATKPQNIYVVDGYHVPITALIPGGNRLVVGEKTKVDFQTTEGKPLRELLAEKPDSEVTPMWTVTKGEEHVIVKEDGTIEALDPGEVTLQGKLTGLAANKGFLFIKALGRVGAVGDGGEIHWDIVGMVLFFGLSLYLNQQLSGQGQSSANANPQQAAVNKATPILFSGMFLIFPLPAGVLMYMVIANIFQTAQTFILSREPLPENLQKIVDAQEKQEEEKERLPFEPGTRGKKDNKDDAAEAAKAPKARSTPKNDSKRSSKKKS, from the coding sequence ATGGATTTTGGTATCGGTTTTCTCTCCAACAACGTAATGCTGCCGATCCTAGATTTTTTCTACGGGATCGTGCCCAGTTACGGTCTGGCGATCGTGGCTCTGACGCTGGTCATTCGATTTGCACTGTACCCATTGAGTGCTGGCTCGATCCGCAGTATGCGACGCATGCGAGTGGCCCAACCAGAGATGCAGAAACGGGTCAAAGAGGTGCAAGAGCGCTACAAGGATGACCCGGTCAAACAACGGGAAGCCATGGGTGATGTGTACAAAGAGTTTGGCAACCCGCTTTCCGGATGTTTTCCAGTTCTTTTGCAAATGCCCATCCTCTTTGCGCTATTCGCAACCCTGCGGGGATCACCGTTTGCTGATATCACCTACACCGTAGACCTGCAAATTTTTCCTCAAGAAAAAATTGAGCAGATCCAGCCCCAAGTCTATGCCACGAAACCTCAAAATATTTATGTTGTTGATGGCTACCACGTACCCATCACAGCCTTAATTCCCGGTGGAAATCGACTGGTTGTAGGAGAGAAGACAAAGGTCGATTTCCAAACTACAGAAGGCAAGCCTCTGCGGGAATTGTTGGCGGAAAAGCCTGATAGTGAAGTGACGCCCATGTGGACCGTCACCAAGGGTGAAGAACATGTGATCGTCAAGGAAGACGGCACGATTGAAGCTCTTGATCCCGGCGAAGTGACCCTTCAGGGCAAATTGACGGGCTTGGCTGCCAATAAAGGTTTCCTATTCATCAAAGCTCTCGGACGGGTGGGCGCTGTGGGCGATGGCGGCGAAATCCACTGGGATATCGTTGGCATGGTGTTGTTCTTTGGGCTTAGCCTCTATCTCAACCAACAGCTATCGGGGCAAGGTCAGAGTAGTGCCAATGCCAACCCTCAGCAAGCAGCGGTGAATAAAGCTACCCCGATTTTGTTCTCAGGGATGTTTTTGATCTTCCCGCTACCGGCTGGGGTGTTGATGTACATGGTGATTGCAAACATCTTCCAAACAGCTCAAACCTTCATTTTGTCCCGCGAACCCTTGCCTGAAAATCTTCAGAAGATTGTAGACGCCCAGGAAAAACAGGAAGAAGAGAAAGAGCGACTTCCCTTTGAACCTGGGACTCGGGGCAAGAAGGACAACAAGGATGATGCTGCTGAGGCGGCTAAAGCCCCCAAAGCGCGTTCTACACCTAAGAATGACAGCAAGCGATCGTCTAAGAAAAAGTCTTAA